A region of Halalkaliarchaeum desulfuricum DNA encodes the following proteins:
- a CDS encoding V-type ATP synthase subunit E encodes MSLDTVVEDIREEARARADELLDEANAEAEEIVSEAEADAERLRQEREAEVERTIAQERDRSLSSAKLEAKQERLEARRDLLDEVREETESALTELEGDRREELTGALLEAALAEFDEESVVVRGREEDAELLERLLSDVEDAHVGDAYDCLGGVVVEGDGSRVKVNNTFDSLLEEVWDRNLKELSDTLFEQ; translated from the coding sequence ATGAGTCTGGACACTGTCGTTGAGGACATTCGAGAGGAAGCCCGCGCGCGTGCGGACGAGCTACTCGACGAGGCCAACGCCGAGGCCGAGGAGATCGTATCGGAGGCCGAGGCCGACGCCGAGCGTCTCCGACAGGAACGCGAGGCGGAGGTCGAGCGCACGATCGCCCAGGAGCGCGACCGGTCGCTCTCGAGCGCCAAACTCGAGGCGAAACAGGAACGGCTCGAGGCCCGCCGGGACCTCCTCGATGAGGTCCGGGAGGAGACCGAGAGCGCGCTGACGGAGCTGGAAGGCGATCGTCGCGAGGAACTCACCGGAGCGCTGCTGGAGGCGGCGCTCGCGGAATTCGACGAGGAATCGGTCGTCGTTCGCGGACGCGAGGAGGACGCCGAACTGCTAGAGCGGCTGCTGTCGGACGTCGAGGACGCCCACGTCGGCGACGCCTACGACTGTCTCGGCGGCGTCGTCGTCGAGGGCGACGGGTCGCGGGTGAAAGTGAACAACACGTTCGACTCGCTGCTCGAGGAGGTCTGGGACCGGAACCTCAAAGAGTTGAGCGACACACTGTTCGAGCAATGA
- a CDS encoding V-type ATP synthase subunit C yields MIASGSSNTEYVVARVRARRGSLYSDEEYRKLIRMTPAEIARFMEESTYKSEINALGTRYSGVDLIEYALNRNLAKQFNTILGWAEGRLYNLLAQYLRKFDAWNAKTVLRGIYTDASREAIESDLIRAGEFDDQMISRLLEAGTIEAAVDVLEDTLFGEDLAAAFADYEEEGVLVPLENAIDRAYYDHLITDIAVDEPTAQYREFLQAEIDFRNARNALRLARSAAAIDPAEYYISGGKLFTESQLAQLASNLDELVGYIRESEYADELSDALGQLEEADSLIAFEHAVDAALLEYSDRLGYVHPVSITPIASYILAKEREVENIRAIARGKEAGLSEEEIERELVII; encoded by the coding sequence ATGATTGCTTCCGGGAGTTCGAACACTGAGTACGTCGTCGCCCGGGTTCGCGCCCGGCGTGGTTCCCTCTACAGCGACGAGGAGTACCGGAAGCTCATCCGGATGACGCCCGCGGAGATCGCTCGGTTCATGGAGGAGTCGACGTACAAGTCAGAGATCAACGCGCTCGGGACGCGGTACTCCGGGGTCGATCTCATCGAGTACGCGCTCAACCGGAACCTGGCAAAGCAGTTCAACACCATTCTCGGCTGGGCAGAGGGGCGGCTGTACAACCTTCTGGCGCAGTATCTCCGGAAGTTCGACGCCTGGAACGCGAAAACCGTGCTCCGGGGGATCTACACCGACGCCTCCCGCGAGGCGATCGAGTCGGACCTCATCCGCGCCGGCGAGTTCGACGATCAGATGATTTCCCGGCTGCTGGAGGCCGGCACGATCGAGGCCGCCGTCGACGTGCTCGAGGACACGCTGTTCGGCGAGGACCTCGCTGCGGCGTTTGCCGACTACGAGGAGGAGGGAGTCCTGGTTCCGCTCGAGAACGCGATCGACCGGGCGTACTACGATCACCTGATCACCGACATCGCGGTCGACGAACCGACCGCGCAGTACCGGGAGTTCCTCCAGGCGGAGATCGACTTCCGGAACGCCCGAAACGCCCTCCGGCTCGCGCGATCGGCGGCCGCCATCGACCCTGCCGAATACTACATCTCCGGGGGCAAGCTCTTCACGGAGTCACAACTGGCCCAGCTCGCGAGCAACCTCGACGAGCTGGTCGGCTACATCCGGGAGAGCGAGTACGCAGACGAGCTGTCCGACGCACTCGGACAGCTCGAGGAGGCCGACAGCCTCATCGCGTTCGAGCATGCGGTCGACGCCGCCTTGCTGGAGTACTCCGACCGTCTCGGCTACGTCCACCCGGTGTCGATCACGCCGATCGCCTCGTACATCCTCGCGAAGGAGCGCGAGGTCGAGAACATCCGAGCGATCGCGCGCGGCAAGGAAGCAGGGCTATCCGAGGAAGAGATCGAACGGGAGCTGGTGATCATATGA
- a CDS encoding V-type ATP synthase subunit F codes for MSQEIAVVGSPEFTTGFRLAGVRKFENVAEEKKDEDLDDAVERTLADDDVGIIVMHDDDMEHLSRDVREAVETSIEPTLVTLGGGAGSGGLRNQIKRAIGIDLMEEED; via the coding sequence ATGAGCCAGGAGATCGCCGTCGTCGGTAGCCCGGAGTTCACGACTGGGTTCCGTCTGGCCGGCGTCAGGAAGTTCGAGAACGTCGCCGAAGAAAAGAAGGACGAGGACCTCGACGACGCCGTCGAACGGACCCTTGCAGACGACGACGTCGGCATCATCGTGATGCACGACGACGACATGGAGCATCTCTCCCGGGACGTCCGGGAGGCCGTCGAGACGAGCATCGAACCGACGCTCGTGACGCTGGGCGGCGGCGCCGGCAGCGGCGGGCTGCGAAACCAGATCAAACGCGCCATCGGCATCGATCTGATGGAGGAGGAAGACTAA
- a CDS encoding ATP synthase subunit A: protein MSQATQQETTDTGVIQRVSGPVVVARDLDARMNDVVYVGDEGLMGEVIEIEGETTTIQVYEETSGVSPGEPVENTGEPLTVDLGPGMLDAIYDGVQRPLDVLEEKMGSPYLDRGVDAPGIDLEATWEFEPTVEEGDEVEPGDVVGIVEETITVDHKVMVPPDFEGGEVAAIEAGSFTVDETVVELDNGEEVTMHQEWPVREPRPTVEKRTPRSPLISGQRILDGLFPIAKGGTAAIPGPFGSGKTVAQHQLAKWADADIVVYVGCGERGNEMTEVIEDFPELEDPKTGNPLMARTSLIANTSNMPVAARESCVYTGITIAEYYRDMGYDVALMADSTSRWAEAMREISSRLEEMPGEEGYPAYLAARLAQFYERAGYFENVNGTEGSVSVIGAVSPPGGDFSEPVTQNTLRIVKTFWALDADLAERRHFPAINWDESYSLYREQLDPWFTENVADDWAEIRQWAIDTLDEEGELQEIVQLVGKDALPEDQQLTLEVARYLREAYLQQNAFHDVDTYCEPAKTYRILTTIKAFNDEAFSALDAGVPVEEVTDVDAAPRLNRIAVQEEYEEYVDELVDDLTEQLRALY, encoded by the coding sequence ATGAGCCAAGCGACACAACAGGAGACCACCGACACCGGTGTCATCCAGCGAGTCAGCGGACCGGTCGTGGTCGCCCGCGATCTCGACGCCCGCATGAACGACGTCGTCTACGTCGGCGACGAAGGGTTGATGGGGGAAGTCATCGAGATCGAGGGTGAGACCACGACCATACAGGTGTATGAAGAGACCTCGGGGGTCAGCCCCGGGGAACCCGTCGAGAACACGGGCGAACCCCTGACGGTCGACCTCGGCCCGGGGATGCTGGACGCTATCTACGACGGCGTCCAGCGTCCCCTGGACGTGCTCGAAGAGAAGATGGGGAGCCCGTACCTCGATCGCGGGGTCGACGCCCCGGGGATCGACCTCGAGGCGACCTGGGAGTTCGAACCGACCGTCGAGGAAGGCGACGAGGTCGAACCCGGAGACGTCGTCGGCATCGTCGAGGAGACGATCACCGTCGACCACAAGGTGATGGTACCGCCGGACTTCGAGGGTGGCGAGGTCGCCGCGATCGAGGCCGGCAGCTTCACCGTCGACGAGACCGTCGTCGAACTCGACAACGGCGAAGAGGTGACGATGCACCAGGAGTGGCCGGTTCGGGAGCCGCGTCCGACCGTCGAAAAACGGACGCCCCGGTCGCCGCTGATCTCGGGACAGCGCATCCTCGATGGACTGTTCCCGATCGCGAAGGGTGGTACGGCGGCGATTCCGGGACCGTTCGGGAGCGGAAAAACTGTCGCCCAGCACCAGCTCGCCAAGTGGGCCGACGCGGACATCGTCGTTTACGTCGGCTGTGGCGAACGCGGCAACGAGATGACCGAGGTGATCGAGGACTTCCCCGAACTGGAGGACCCGAAAACGGGCAACCCACTGATGGCCCGCACCTCGCTTATCGCGAACACCTCGAACATGCCCGTGGCGGCCCGGGAATCCTGCGTGTACACCGGCATCACGATCGCCGAGTACTACCGCGACATGGGCTATGACGTCGCGCTGATGGCCGATTCGACCTCCCGATGGGCGGAAGCGATGCGGGAGATTTCCTCCCGACTCGAGGAGATGCCCGGCGAGGAAGGGTATCCGGCGTACCTGGCGGCCCGTCTTGCGCAGTTTTACGAACGGGCCGGGTACTTCGAGAACGTCAACGGCACCGAAGGGTCGGTGTCGGTCATCGGTGCGGTGTCGCCACCGGGCGGTGACTTCTCGGAACCGGTAACCCAGAACACACTGCGGATCGTGAAGACGTTCTGGGCGCTGGACGCCGACCTCGCCGAGCGCCGTCACTTCCCGGCGATCAACTGGGACGAGTCGTACTCGCTGTACCGCGAACAGCTCGATCCCTGGTTCACCGAGAACGTGGCCGACGACTGGGCGGAGATCCGCCAGTGGGCGATCGACACGCTCGACGAGGAGGGCGAACTCCAGGAAATCGTCCAGCTGGTCGGCAAGGACGCCCTGCCGGAGGACCAGCAGCTCACCCTCGAGGTGGCACGCTACCTCCGGGAGGCGTACCTCCAGCAGAACGCGTTCCACGACGTCGACACGTACTGTGAGCCAGCGAAGACGTACCGCATCCTCACTACCATCAAGGCGTTCAACGACGAGGCGTTCTCCGCGCTGGACGCCGGCGTTCCGGTGGAGGAGGTCACCGACGTCGACGCCGCGCCGCGGCTCAACCGCATTGCGGTCCAGGAGGAGTACGAAGAGTACGTCGACGAGCTCGTCGACGACCTCACCGAACAGCTCCGTGCGCTCTACTGA
- a CDS encoding ATP synthase subunit B — protein MKEYQTITEISGPLVFAEVDEAIGYDEIVEIETPRGEIKRGQVLESSEGLVAIQVFEGTSGIDQNASVRFMGETLKMPVTEDLLGRVMDGSGQPIDGGPDIVPEERRDIVGAAINPYSREYPEEFIQTGVSAIDGMNTLVRGQKLPIFSGSGLPHNELALQIARQSTVPEEDVGGDDGGEGGDGSEFAVIFGAMGITQEEANEFMADFERTGALERSVVFMNTADDPAVERTVTPRLALTTAEYLAFDKGYHVLVILTDMTNYCEALREIGAAREEVPGRRGYPGYMYTDLATLYERAGRIQGRDGSVTQIPILTMPGDDDTHPIPDLTGYITEGQIYVDRDLNSQGIQPPINVLPSLSRLMDDGIGEGLTRADHADVSDQMYAAYAEGEDLRDLVNIVGREALSERDNRYLDFADAFENEFVQQGYQTNRVIDETIDIGWDLLSTFPKEELNRIDEELIEQHYREEETDRQVVEAE, from the coding sequence ATGAAAGAGTACCAGACTATCACAGAAATCAGCGGCCCGCTGGTGTTCGCCGAGGTCGACGAGGCGATCGGCTACGACGAGATCGTCGAGATCGAGACCCCACGAGGGGAGATCAAGCGGGGCCAGGTGCTGGAATCCTCGGAGGGTCTCGTGGCCATCCAGGTGTTCGAAGGCACCTCCGGTATCGACCAGAACGCGTCCGTCCGGTTCATGGGCGAGACGCTGAAGATGCCCGTCACGGAGGACCTGCTCGGACGGGTGATGGACGGCTCGGGGCAGCCGATCGACGGCGGTCCCGACATCGTTCCCGAGGAACGCCGCGACATCGTCGGCGCGGCGATCAATCCCTACTCCCGGGAGTATCCCGAGGAGTTCATCCAGACGGGCGTCTCCGCCATCGACGGGATGAACACGCTCGTTCGCGGCCAGAAGCTGCCGATCTTCTCCGGATCGGGGCTGCCCCACAACGAACTTGCACTCCAGATCGCCCGCCAGTCGACTGTCCCGGAGGAAGACGTCGGCGGCGATGATGGTGGCGAAGGGGGCGATGGCTCCGAATTCGCGGTGATCTTCGGCGCGATGGGGATCACCCAGGAGGAGGCAAACGAGTTCATGGCCGACTTCGAGCGCACCGGTGCGCTCGAACGGTCGGTCGTGTTCATGAACACCGCCGACGACCCCGCCGTCGAACGGACGGTCACCCCGCGGCTGGCGCTCACCACAGCGGAGTACCTGGCGTTCGACAAGGGGTATCACGTGCTCGTGATCCTCACGGACATGACCAACTACTGTGAGGCGCTTCGGGAAATCGGCGCGGCCCGCGAGGAGGTGCCGGGCCGCCGCGGCTACCCCGGATACATGTACACCGACCTGGCGACACTGTACGAGCGTGCCGGCCGGATTCAGGGCCGGGACGGGTCGGTCACGCAGATTCCGATCCTCACGATGCCCGGCGACGACGACACCCACCCGATCCCCGATCTGACCGGCTACATCACCGAGGGGCAAATCTACGTCGACCGCGACCTCAACTCCCAGGGGATCCAGCCCCCGATCAACGTGTTGCCCAGCCTCTCGCGGCTGATGGACGACGGGATCGGCGAGGGGCTCACCCGTGCGGACCACGCCGACGTCTCGGACCAGATGTACGCCGCCTACGCCGAGGGAGAGGACCTCCGCGACCTCGTGAACATCGTCGGTCGCGAGGCCCTCTCCGAGCGGGACAACAGGTATCTCGATTTCGCCGACGCGTTCGAAAACGAGTTCGTTCAGCAGGGGTACCAGACGAACCGCGTCATCGACGAGACCATCGATATCGGCTGGGATCTGCTCTCGACATTCCCGAAAGAGGAGCTCAACCGGATCGACGAGGAGCTGATCGAACAGCATTACCGCGAGGAGGAGACCGACCGCCAGGTCGTCGAAGCGGAGTAA
- a CDS encoding V-type ATP synthase subunit D, whose protein sequence is MAKDVKPTRKNLMAIEDRIDLSERGHDTLEQKRDGLIMEFMDILDQAQDVRSELDADYQTAQRKINMARAMEGDVAVRGAAAALKEYPEITTQSKNIMGVVVPQIESTKVRKDLDERGYGLLGSSARIDETADAYEQLLETIILAAEVETAMKKMLEEIETTKRRVNALEFTLLPELYDNKEYIEQKLEEQEREEIFRLKKIKAKKEEEEAEEKAEAAAEAESAEKAEAAAEDETPRLGQTDSERSDR, encoded by the coding sequence ATGGCCAAGGACGTCAAACCGACGCGCAAAAACCTCATGGCGATCGAGGACCGGATCGATCTCTCCGAGCGCGGCCACGACACGCTCGAGCAGAAGCGCGACGGCCTCATCATGGAGTTCATGGACATCCTCGATCAGGCCCAGGACGTCCGGTCGGAACTCGACGCCGACTACCAGACCGCACAGCGGAAGATCAACATGGCACGGGCCATGGAGGGCGACGTCGCAGTCCGGGGTGCGGCGGCGGCGCTGAAGGAGTACCCGGAGATCACGACTCAGTCGAAGAACATCATGGGCGTGGTCGTCCCACAGATCGAGTCAACCAAGGTTCGCAAAGACCTCGACGAGCGCGGCTACGGGCTGCTCGGCTCCTCGGCCAGGATCGACGAGACCGCCGACGCCTACGAGCAGCTCCTGGAGACGATCATCCTCGCGGCCGAGGTCGAGACCGCGATGAAAAAGATGCTCGAGGAGATCGAGACCACGAAGCGTCGGGTCAACGCCCTCGAGTTCACGCTGTTGCCCGAACTGTACGACAACAAAGAGTACATCGAGCAGAAGCTCGAGGAGCAGGAACGCGAGGAAATCTTCCGCCTCAAAAAGATCAAAGCGAAAAAAGAGGAGGAAGAAGCCGAGGAGAAAGCCGAGGCCGCGGCGGAGGCCGAAAGTGCGGAGAAAGCCGAAGCCGCAGCGGAGGACGAGACGCCCCGCCTCGGACAGACCGACTCCGAACGGTCGGATAGATGA
- a CDS encoding DUF6276 family protein, which yields MTPEPCSRCEAPTVAFTVPAELREHVDDVMAASICTDCLLLEPQDEPEATASPEDAEFGTLPFPDGEGGVATAIAVGLLESLALNRPAIEACLEYAEGQGADVFLALDRLAEADVNPSFDPARRKAQLENLL from the coding sequence ATGACGCCCGAACCCTGTTCCCGATGTGAGGCTCCCACCGTCGCCTTCACCGTCCCAGCGGAACTCAGGGAACACGTGGACGATGTGATGGCGGCGTCGATCTGCACCGACTGTCTGTTGCTCGAACCGCAGGACGAGCCCGAAGCGACTGCGTCGCCAGAAGACGCCGAATTCGGAACGCTTCCGTTTCCCGATGGCGAGGGCGGGGTCGCAACCGCGATTGCTGTCGGTCTGCTCGAGTCGCTTGCGCTGAACCGTCCGGCGATCGAAGCGTGTCTCGAGTACGCCGAAGGCCAGGGCGCAGACGTCTTTCTGGCGCTCGACCGGCTCGCCGAAGCCGACGTGAACCCGTCGTTCGATCCGGCCAGACGGAAAGCACAGCTCGAAAATCTGCTGTAG
- the argF gene encoding ornithine carbamoyltransferase: protein MTDSKDPDTAAGETSEGSPSGISATDFVDIDDLTPAELQRVLDRAAAMKASEDGSRLSDVTLGMLFEKPSTRTRVSFETGMTQLGGHAMFLGPDDIQLGHGEPLRDTARVLGRYVDIVMARVFDHEDVVTLAEYADCPVINGLSDDAHPCQTLADLLTLQEHFDDDVSVAWIGDGNNVGQSFVLGAAMAGIDVTVATPAAYAMEDGVIERAGELGRAPTVTTDPEDAIAGADVVYTDVWVSMGQEDERERKLAAFDGFQVNEELLAGTDTKVMHCLPAHRGEEITDAVMESDRVLVWDQAENRLHAQKALIVELLAE from the coding sequence ATGACAGACTCAAAAGACCCCGACACCGCGGCCGGAGAAACGTCGGAGGGCTCTCCCTCCGGGATCAGTGCGACCGACTTCGTCGACATCGACGACCTCACGCCGGCGGAGCTACAGCGAGTTCTCGATCGGGCCGCCGCGATGAAAGCCAGCGAGGACGGATCGCGGCTGTCGGACGTCACTCTCGGAATGTTGTTCGAAAAGCCCAGCACGCGAACGCGCGTCTCCTTCGAAACCGGAATGACACAGCTCGGCGGCCACGCGATGTTCCTCGGCCCCGACGATATCCAACTGGGCCACGGCGAACCGCTGCGGGACACCGCGCGGGTGCTGGGACGGTACGTCGACATCGTGATGGCGCGGGTGTTCGACCACGAGGACGTGGTGACGCTCGCAGAGTACGCCGACTGTCCGGTGATAAACGGCCTCAGCGACGACGCCCACCCGTGTCAGACTCTCGCCGACCTGCTCACGTTGCAGGAACACTTCGACGACGACGTCTCCGTCGCCTGGATCGGCGACGGCAACAACGTCGGGCAGTCGTTCGTCCTCGGGGCGGCGATGGCGGGGATCGACGTGACGGTCGCGACGCCGGCGGCGTACGCGATGGAAGACGGCGTGATCGAACGCGCCGGCGAACTCGGGCGGGCACCGACCGTGACGACGGATCCCGAGGACGCGATTGCCGGCGCCGACGTCGTCTACACGGACGTGTGGGTGAGCATGGGCCAGGAGGACGAACGCGAACGGAAGCTCGCCGCCTTCGACGGGTTCCAGGTGAACGAGGAGTTGCTCGCGGGAACCGATACGAAGGTGATGCACTGCCTGCCGGCCCACCGCGGCGAGGAGATCACCGACGCAGTGATGGAATCGGACCGCGTACTGGTCTGGGACCAGGCGGAAAACAGGCTTCACGCACAGAAGGCGCTGATCGTCGAGTTGCTCGCGGAGTAA
- a CDS encoding [LysW]-lysine hydrolase, producing MGAPDTVDGVTDVGDASDEGHHPALNTTGRGLLYDLVSIPSPSGEERAAAERLAAFFEANGREVWLDDVGNVRAPGDDAVLLTSHVDTVPGEVPVEIREAETDADGDHGDEADSEDDYQLWGRGSVDATGPLTAMAVTAVRTGASFVGVVREETDSRGARHLVEDRSPPEAVINGEPSGWDGVTLGYRGFLAGTYVSTSESGHTSRPEPNAIQDAIAWWNRVEEAFEPDEWTPVFEQVTTKPVGFDGGLSADGLSVEATVDVQLRVPPSTTVEAVRERAEAELEGGTVTWKEPIPPVMGDPRGELARAFRVAIRGEGGDPRLLRKTGTSDVNLYAAAWDRPMVTYGPGDSALDHAPDEHLSLSEFDRSVRVLTAVCERFVSNDD from the coding sequence ATGGGTGCTCCCGACACCGTCGACGGCGTGACCGACGTGGGTGACGCCAGCGACGAGGGGCACCACCCGGCGCTGAACACGACCGGTCGTGGCCTGCTGTACGACCTGGTGTCGATCCCGTCGCCCTCGGGCGAGGAGCGCGCGGCGGCCGAACGGCTCGCCGCCTTCTTCGAGGCGAACGGCCGGGAGGTGTGGCTCGACGACGTCGGCAACGTCCGGGCACCCGGGGACGACGCGGTACTTTTGACCTCCCACGTCGATACGGTTCCGGGCGAAGTTCCCGTCGAGATCCGGGAGGCCGAGACGGACGCTGACGGTGACCACGGTGACGAGGCGGACAGCGAGGATGACTACCAACTGTGGGGCCGGGGAAGCGTCGACGCGACGGGCCCCCTCACCGCGATGGCGGTCACGGCGGTCCGTACCGGCGCCTCGTTCGTCGGCGTCGTCCGCGAGGAGACCGACTCCCGGGGGGCCCGTCACCTCGTCGAGGACCGCTCCCCGCCGGAGGCGGTGATAAACGGCGAACCGTCCGGCTGGGACGGCGTCACGCTCGGCTATCGCGGTTTCCTGGCCGGAACCTACGTCTCTACCAGCGAGTCGGGACACACCTCCCGGCCGGAGCCGAACGCGATTCAGGACGCGATCGCGTGGTGGAACCGGGTCGAGGAGGCGTTCGAGCCCGACGAGTGGACGCCGGTCTTCGAGCAGGTGACGACGAAACCCGTCGGTTTCGACGGCGGGCTCTCGGCCGACGGCCTCTCGGTGGAGGCGACCGTCGACGTTCAGCTTCGGGTCCCTCCCTCGACCACCGTCGAGGCGGTTCGGGAACGTGCCGAGGCGGAACTCGAAGGGGGAACAGTCACCTGGAAGGAGCCGATCCCGCCGGTGATGGGCGATCCGCGGGGGGAGCTGGCCCGGGCCTTCCGGGTGGCGATCCGCGGCGAGGGCGGCGATCCGCGGCTGCTGCGAAAAACCGGCACCAGCGACGTCAACCTGTATGCTGCCGCCTGGGACCGCCCGATGGTGACGTACGGCCCCGGCGACTCGGCGCTGGATCACGCTCCCGACGAACACCTGTCGCTTTCGGAGTTCGACCGGAGCGTCCGCGTGTTGACTGCCGTCTGTGAACGGTTCGTATCGAACGACGACTAA
- a CDS encoding aspartate aminotransferase family protein produces MSGFVFSEKPIQIESGDGVHLQSADGTGYLDFGASYAVTPLGHSHPAVVDAIQEQAATLTYVQASYPVEVRTELYDRLASIAPGDLANVWLCNSGTEANEAAMKFARSATGREKIVATKRAFHGRTMGALAMTWKQKYKAPFEPLAGGIEFVEYGDAEALEAAVDEETAALFLEPVQGEGGIHPASGSYLERAREITEQAGAALVFDEIQTGLGRTGTLWACEAAGVVPDMLTTAKGLANGLPAAATLCADWITEDAGDHGSTFSGGPVVCAAANATLETIVEQDLPAHAGEVGAYFREELSSAAEEQELPVRDVRGAGLLVGIEVKRGANRVLRDLAIDQQVLALPAGRTVVRFLPPLVVEQSHADRVVDAVTEVLS; encoded by the coding sequence ATGAGCGGGTTCGTCTTCTCGGAAAAGCCCATCCAGATCGAGTCGGGTGACGGCGTCCATCTGCAGTCCGCCGACGGCACCGGCTACCTCGACTTCGGCGCCTCGTATGCGGTGACGCCACTCGGCCACTCCCATCCCGCGGTGGTCGATGCGATCCAGGAGCAGGCCGCGACGCTGACGTACGTCCAGGCGTCGTATCCCGTCGAGGTCCGGACGGAACTGTACGACCGGCTGGCGTCGATCGCGCCGGGCGACCTGGCGAACGTCTGGCTGTGCAACTCCGGCACGGAGGCGAACGAGGCGGCGATGAAGTTCGCCCGGAGCGCGACCGGCCGGGAAAAGATCGTCGCCACGAAGCGAGCGTTCCACGGCCGGACGATGGGGGCGCTCGCGATGACCTGGAAACAGAAGTACAAGGCGCCGTTCGAGCCGCTCGCCGGCGGGATCGAGTTCGTCGAGTACGGCGACGCCGAGGCGCTGGAGGCGGCCGTCGACGAGGAGACGGCGGCGCTGTTTCTCGAACCCGTCCAGGGCGAAGGCGGAATCCACCCCGCATCGGGCAGCTATCTCGAGCGGGCCCGGGAGATAACCGAACAGGCGGGCGCGGCGCTCGTCTTCGACGAGATCCAGACCGGCCTCGGTCGGACGGGGACGCTGTGGGCCTGCGAGGCCGCCGGCGTCGTCCCCGACATGCTCACGACCGCAAAGGGGCTCGCAAACGGACTGCCGGCGGCAGCAACACTGTGTGCCGACTGGATCACCGAGGACGCCGGCGACCACGGCTCGACGTTCTCCGGCGGCCCGGTGGTGTGTGCGGCTGCGAACGCGACCCTGGAAACGATCGTCGAACAGGACCTGCCGGCTCACGCCGGCGAAGTCGGGGCGTACTTCCGGGAGGAACTATCCTCGGCCGCCGAGGAGCAGGAGCTCCCCGTTCGTGACGTCCGCGGAGCGGGGCTGCTGGTCGGAATCGAGGTGAAGCGGGGGGCAAACCGGGTTCTCAGGGACCTCGCGATCGACCAGCAGGTGCTCGCGCTGCCGGCCGGCCGGACGGTTGTTCGGTTCCTGCCGCCGCTGGTCGTCGAGCAGTCCCACGCCGACCGGGTCGTCGACGCCGTGACGGAGGTTCTCTCGTGA
- a CDS encoding acetylglutamate/acetylaminoadipate kinase, translating into MTGAELSAQGGVSESANGAPPVVVKIGGAKAVDPEGAVGDVAHLVADGRDVVVVHGGSTAVDETLERLGKEPTYVETPSGVSGRFTDAETMEVFSMVLPGKLNTDLVALLQESGVDAVGLSGVDGGLLSGPRKSAVRVRENGKKKIKRGEHSGKLESVNGELLSLLLEAGYVPVVSPPMAGEESDGGVTPVNTDADRAAGAIAAEIGAELVLLTDVDGIYADPEDPKTLIESTATPAELEALEAAAEGFMTKKVMAAVEALEGGAAGVTVSDANLRDPVVAALGGAGTRIDPGALGFDDGDDADDVDAENASNPETDAAAETDAETETETTSETEA; encoded by the coding sequence ATGACAGGAGCAGAACTATCCGCACAGGGAGGGGTATCGGAGTCGGCGAACGGAGCGCCACCCGTCGTCGTGAAGATCGGCGGCGCGAAGGCGGTCGATCCGGAGGGCGCCGTCGGCGACGTGGCACATCTCGTCGCCGACGGCCGGGACGTCGTCGTCGTCCACGGCGGCTCGACTGCGGTCGACGAGACGCTCGAACGGCTCGGCAAGGAGCCGACCTACGTCGAGACTCCCTCGGGCGTCTCCGGGCGCTTTACCGACGCCGAGACGATGGAGGTGTTCTCGATGGTGCTGCCCGGAAAGCTCAACACCGACCTGGTCGCGCTTCTGCAGGAGTCCGGCGTCGACGCCGTCGGGCTCTCGGGCGTGGACGGGGGGCTCCTTTCGGGGCCGCGCAAGTCGGCGGTCCGGGTGCGCGAGAACGGCAAAAAGAAGATCAAGCGCGGCGAGCACTCGGGGAAACTCGAGTCGGTCAACGGCGAGCTACTGTCGCTGCTGCTCGAGGCGGGCTACGTCCCGGTGGTCTCCCCGCCGATGGCCGGCGAGGAGTCGGACGGCGGCGTCACGCCCGTAAACACCGACGCCGACCGCGCCGCCGGCGCGATCGCCGCCGAAATCGGCGCCGAACTCGTGCTTTTGACCGACGTCGACGGGATATACGCGGACCCGGAGGATCCGAAGACGTTGATCGAGTCGACCGCCACACCCGCGGAACTCGAGGCGCTCGAGGCCGCCGCCGAGGGATTCATGACCAAGAAAGTGATGGCCGCGGTCGAGGCCCTGGAGGGGGGTGCAGCCGGCGTGACTGTGTCGGACGCCAACCTCCGGGATCCGGTCGTCGCCGCGCTGGGCGGAGCCGGCACCCGGATCGACCCGGGTGCGCTCGGTTTCGACGACGGCGACGACGCCGACGATGTCGATGCTGAGAACGCATCGAACCCGGAAACCGACGCGGCCGCGGAAACCGACGCGGAAACGGAAACCGAGACGACCTCGGAGACGGAGGCGTGA